One segment of candidate division KSB1 bacterium DNA contains the following:
- a CDS encoding GxxExxY protein: protein MNCEVSPPSLYDGRRIDAGYRIEMLAEGCIIIENKAVDKLLSIHEAQLPTCLKLRDCRLEGLLNWNVKLMQEGMQRMRNNRNTCLHAKA from the coding sequence ATGAATTGCGAAGTATCGCCACCGAGTCTATATGACGGCCGGCGAATTGATGCCGGTTACCGCATTGAGATGCTCGCCGAAGGTTGTATCATCATTGAGAATAAAGCGGTCGATAAACTACTATCAATTCACGAAGCCCAACTACCGACCTGCTTGAAATTACGCGACTGCCGCCTTGAAGGCTTGTTGAACTGGAACGTCAAACTGATGCAAGAAGGCATGCAGCGAATGAGGAATAATCGCAACACATGCTTGCATGCGAAAGCATGA
- a CDS encoding discoidin domain-containing protein, with product MKRQIGVLTLALLAMGEDSLAQPRLLDDFENLAGWQVIVSDGVAGRLASVPGHTGRALALEFEFQAGSGYVIAQKRLPLTLPENYKFSFYLRGETPVNNFEFKLLDSLDNVYWIKQLNLDYPREWQKRTIKKRHITFAWGPAGGGMPQRIDRVEFVISAGAGGKGRICVDDFKFEPIDDAAQPAGPPRVHASSSISSSPPQITADGNLIHDWISAGASEHEQLTVDFQKVREIGGLVIHWDSSKFATAYDVELSDDGKEWTTAYAVRNGTGKKDHLYLPEAEARFLRLQLMQSNGGRGYGLLRLEVKGPEFSASPNAFFTAIATAPDMRRGFFPRPFLREQTYWTIVGVSGDSKEALLSETGSLEVDKACFSLEPFLHVEGRLLTWHDVKRRQWLEQNYLPVPSVQWESDKVQLTITAFAAGEAGASLLVARYHLRNSSERAVAGKLFIALRPFQVLPPWQELNLIGGVARLDSLRHAGGVVHVRPHKRVFPQPPPTGFGAATFDQGDITEYLQDGVLPANTVIGDHTGFASGALQYDFTLAPGEVKEVALVVPFHDGVASENWNVAELLQQTREFWQAKLDNLTIRLPGAAQELVNTFKSQIAYILINRDGPAIQPGSRTYERAWIRDGSLTATALLQTGHAAEVREYLDWYAPHQYPSGKVPCVVDSRGADPVPEHDSHGQLIYAVMEYYRFTHDREWLRGKFPHVIKAVRYIQELRRGRMTEPYRTGTPEQRACFGLVPESISHEGYSAKPMHSYWDDFFVLRGLKDAAAMAEILGERELAREFAAERDDFQTCLYNSMRLAMANKNIDYIPGCVELGDFDATSTTIGVSPVNELGNIPEPQLHQTFDKYFQFFEQRRRGEIDWSNYTPYEHRLTGTFIHLYDRERAHALLDFFMADRRPPGWNHWAEVVWRDPATPKMIGDMPHTWVGSDFMRAARSLFVFEREQDAALVIGEGIREAWVRDPAGVEVRNLPTHYGTLHYRMHMHDGRVIVELEGDLSLPPGRLEVRSPLAAALKGVRVNGKKIASFTSDRIFLHTLPARLELRYATGRPGS from the coding sequence ATGAAGCGGCAGATTGGCGTACTCACGCTCGCGCTTTTGGCGATGGGGGAAGACAGCCTGGCCCAGCCCAGGCTGCTGGATGATTTCGAAAACCTCGCGGGCTGGCAGGTGATCGTTTCCGACGGCGTCGCCGGCAGACTTGCCAGCGTGCCGGGCCACACCGGCAGGGCCCTGGCGTTGGAATTCGAGTTTCAGGCTGGGTCCGGCTATGTCATCGCACAGAAGCGGCTGCCGCTCACCCTGCCGGAGAATTACAAATTCAGCTTCTATTTGCGCGGCGAAACGCCGGTCAACAATTTCGAATTCAAGCTGCTCGATTCCCTGGACAATGTCTATTGGATCAAGCAGCTCAACCTCGACTATCCGCGCGAGTGGCAAAAGCGCACGATCAAAAAACGTCACATTACTTTTGCGTGGGGGCCGGCCGGCGGCGGCATGCCGCAGCGCATTGACCGTGTCGAGTTTGTGATTTCCGCCGGCGCCGGCGGCAAAGGCCGGATTTGTGTCGATGATTTCAAATTCGAGCCGATTGATGACGCCGCCCAACCCGCCGGCCCGCCGCGCGTGCATGCCTCGTCCTCCATCTCTTCCAGTCCGCCGCAGATTACTGCCGACGGCAACCTCATCCACGATTGGATCAGCGCCGGCGCAAGCGAGCACGAGCAGCTCACGGTCGATTTTCAAAAAGTGCGCGAAATCGGCGGGCTGGTGATTCACTGGGATTCCTCCAAATTCGCCACCGCCTACGATGTCGAATTGTCCGACGACGGGAAAGAATGGACCACGGCCTATGCCGTGCGCAACGGCACGGGAAAGAAGGACCATCTCTATCTGCCCGAGGCCGAGGCCAGGTTCCTGCGCCTGCAGCTCATGCAAAGCAATGGCGGCCGCGGTTATGGTCTGCTCCGGCTGGAAGTCAAAGGCCCGGAATTCTCCGCCTCGCCGAATGCCTTCTTCACCGCGATTGCCACCGCCCCGGACATGCGGCGCGGCTTTTTCCCCAGACCTTTTTTGCGGGAGCAAACCTACTGGACCATCGTCGGTGTCAGCGGTGACAGCAAAGAAGCACTGCTCAGTGAAACCGGCAGTCTCGAGGTGGACAAGGCCTGCTTCTCGCTCGAACCATTTTTGCATGTCGAGGGCCGGCTGTTGACATGGCATGATGTCAAGCGCCGCCAGTGGCTCGAGCAAAACTATTTGCCGGTTCCCTCGGTGCAATGGGAAAGTGACAAAGTGCAACTCACGATAACGGCCTTTGCTGCCGGCGAGGCGGGCGCCTCCCTGCTGGTGGCGCGCTATCATCTGCGCAACAGCAGTGAGAGGGCGGTGGCGGGAAAGCTGTTCATCGCGCTGCGGCCGTTTCAAGTGCTGCCGCCCTGGCAGGAGCTCAACCTCATCGGCGGGGTCGCGCGCCTGGACAGCTTGCGCCATGCCGGCGGCGTTGTTCACGTCCGGCCGCACAAGCGGGTGTTTCCGCAGCCGCCGCCCACCGGCTTCGGCGCCGCAACTTTCGATCAGGGCGACATCACCGAGTATTTACAGGATGGTGTTCTGCCGGCCAACACGGTGATCGGCGATCACACCGGTTTTGCCTCCGGCGCGCTGCAATATGATTTCACGCTCGCACCCGGCGAGGTGAAAGAGGTTGCCCTGGTTGTGCCGTTCCATGACGGCGTGGCTTCTGAAAATTGGAATGTCGCGGAGCTGCTGCAGCAGACCAGAGAATTCTGGCAGGCCAAACTCGATAACCTCACGATTAGATTGCCGGGCGCGGCGCAGGAACTCGTCAACACCTTCAAATCGCAAATCGCCTACATCCTGATCAATCGCGACGGTCCCGCGATTCAACCCGGGTCGCGCACTTACGAGCGCGCCTGGATTCGCGACGGTTCACTCACCGCGACGGCGCTGCTGCAAACCGGCCATGCCGCCGAAGTGCGGGAATATCTCGACTGGTATGCGCCGCATCAATATCCCTCCGGCAAAGTGCCGTGCGTGGTCGACAGCCGCGGCGCCGATCCCGTGCCCGAGCACGACAGCCACGGCCAGTTGATTTATGCGGTGATGGAATACTATCGCTTCACGCACGATCGCGAGTGGCTGCGCGGCAAATTTCCGCACGTGATCAAGGCGGTGCGTTACATTCAGGAACTGCGCCGCGGGCGCATGACCGAACCTTATCGCACCGGCACGCCGGAACAGCGCGCCTGTTTCGGTTTGGTGCCGGAATCGATCAGCCACGAAGGCTATTCCGCCAAGCCCATGCACTCCTACTGGGATGATTTCTTCGTGCTGCGCGGTCTGAAGGATGCCGCGGCAATGGCGGAGATTCTGGGAGAGCGGGAGCTGGCGCGGGAGTTCGCCGCCGAGCGCGATGATTTCCAAACCTGCCTTTACAATTCGATGCGGCTGGCGATGGCGAACAAAAACATCGACTATATTCCCGGCTGCGTCGAGCTGGGTGATTTTGACGCCACTTCGACCACCATCGGCGTGTCGCCGGTGAACGAGCTGGGCAACATTCCCGAGCCGCAACTGCACCAGACCTTCGACAAATACTTCCAATTCTTCGAGCAGCGGCGCCGTGGGGAAATCGACTGGAGCAACTACACGCCCTACGAGCACCGCCTGACCGGCACGTTCATTCACTTGTATGATCGCGAGCGGGCGCACGCCCTGCTCGATTTTTTCATGGCCGACCGCCGGCCGCCGGGTTGGAATCATTGGGCGGAAGTCGTGTGGCGCGATCCGGCCACCCCCAAAATGATCGGCGACATGCCGCACACCTGGGTCGGCTCCGATTTCATGCGCGCCGCGCGCAGTCTATTCGTCTTCGAGCGCGAGCAGGACGCCGCCCTGGTGATCGGCGAGGGCATCCGCGAAGCATGGGTGCGTGACCCCGCCGGCGTGGAAGTGAGAAATCTGCCGACGCATTATGGCACGTTGCATTACCGGATGCACATGCACGACGGCCGGGTGATCGTCGAATTGGAGGGTGATCTCTCCCTGCCACCGGGCAGGCTGGAGGTGCGTTCGCCGCTGGCGGCCGCGCTCAAAGGCGTGCGGGTCAACGGCAAAAAAATCGCGTCTTTCACCTCCGATCGGATTTTCCTGCACACCCTTCCGGCACGACTGGAATTGCGTTATGCCACAGGCAGGCCTGGTTCATAG